A single Prochlorococcus marinus XMU1410 DNA region contains:
- the prmC gene encoding peptide chain release factor N(5)-glutamine methyltransferase: MLSISVKEFLFWKKTQLSKGGDHQSLALLLDSVGGISTSDLNLKSINPEGNLHIKKNLEFLESVWDDHLRKSCPIQYLCGITFWRDLKLKVTNKVLIPRPETEIIVDIVFNIFRKKSEKLFFAELGTGSGAISIALALAYPLSHGVATDIDKDALEVATKNYINSSKQTNLKFYCGNWWSPLENFKGKIDLAISNPPYIPQHTYEKLPKEVKNFEPKVALLGGEDGLNHIREIIQKAPLFLKEKGWLILENHFDQGEKVKQLLIKNKFTSIEIVKDLSGIGRFTIGRYK; the protein is encoded by the coding sequence ATGCTTAGCATTTCTGTAAAAGAATTTTTATTTTGGAAAAAAACACAACTTTCTAAGGGGGGAGATCATCAATCTCTTGCTCTTTTACTTGATTCTGTAGGCGGTATATCGACTAGTGATCTAAATTTGAAAAGTATAAATCCTGAGGGAAACTTACATATAAAAAAAAACTTAGAATTTTTAGAATCTGTTTGGGACGATCATTTACGAAAATCTTGCCCAATACAATACCTTTGTGGAATAACTTTTTGGAGAGACTTAAAATTAAAAGTTACAAATAAAGTACTTATTCCCAGACCAGAAACAGAGATAATAGTTGATATTGTCTTCAATATATTTCGAAAGAAGTCAGAAAAATTATTTTTTGCTGAATTAGGAACTGGATCAGGTGCTATTAGTATTGCTTTGGCATTGGCTTATCCATTGAGTCACGGAGTAGCAACTGATATAGATAAAGATGCTTTAGAAGTAGCTACTAAAAATTATATAAATTCTTCTAAACAAACAAATTTGAAATTTTATTGTGGAAATTGGTGGTCACCTCTTGAAAATTTTAAAGGAAAAATAGACCTTGCTATTTCAAACCCGCCATATATTCCTCAACATACTTATGAAAAATTACCCAAAGAAGTTAAAAATTTCGAACCTAAAGTTGCTTTATTAGGCGGCGAAGATGGTTTAAACCACATTAGGGAAATAATACAAAAAGCGCCATTATTCTTAAAAGAGAAGGGCTGGCTAATTTTAGAGAATCATTTTGATCAAGGCGAAAAAGTAAAACAACTTCTTATTAAAAATAAATTTACCTCAATAGAAATTGTTAAAGATCTTTCAGGTATTGGTAGGTTTACTATTGGGAGATATAAATAA
- a CDS encoding HD domain-containing protein, whose product MSIKRIFHDPIHKEIVFDAGKPEELMIMELIDTVAFQRLRRIKQLGAASLLFHGAESSRFTHSIGVFCIARKIYKRLVESEPSFSENKFVLYGAALLHDLGHGPLSHTSEKIFKHDHEQWSENLVKNYSPINSILKNYDNDLPRKIGELFQSKQLFSKPVKTLISSEVDCDRLDYLLRDSYNTGTNYGLVDLERIISALTFSPDGNIGIKPKGVIAIEHFLVLRNLMYKTIYNHRINEISSWILEKILHTIKHNYEKEIWLDNSLYKLIFTPSKVDFDDFIRNDDVTFYYHLIRWKDESFEPLSTLCKMFIDRDLLKASDISFLSKINRLKILAFATRLCEKEGYDSEIFCGIKERSFKGFESNNALKIWDGTYQSSLENSSALIKTLMRSEESSFIIYPDIIKNEIKNEISLIKNNS is encoded by the coding sequence ATGAGTATTAAAAGAATTTTTCATGACCCAATTCATAAAGAAATAGTATTTGATGCAGGAAAGCCAGAAGAATTAATGATTATGGAATTAATTGATACGGTTGCTTTTCAAAGACTAAGAAGAATAAAACAACTTGGAGCAGCATCATTACTTTTTCATGGTGCAGAATCGAGTAGATTTACTCACTCAATTGGTGTTTTTTGTATAGCTAGAAAAATTTATAAGAGATTAGTAGAAAGTGAACCTTCATTTAGTGAAAATAAATTTGTTCTATATGGCGCAGCTCTACTACATGATTTAGGTCATGGACCTTTAAGCCATACCAGTGAAAAAATATTCAAGCATGATCACGAACAATGGTCTGAAAACTTAGTTAAAAATTATTCTCCAATAAATTCAATACTCAAAAATTATGACAACGACTTACCGAGAAAAATTGGTGAATTATTTCAATCAAAACAACTTTTTTCAAAACCAGTAAAAACATTGATAAGTAGTGAGGTAGATTGCGATCGTCTCGATTATCTTTTACGCGATAGTTACAACACCGGTACTAATTATGGCTTAGTAGATTTAGAGAGAATAATTTCTGCTCTTACCTTTTCACCTGATGGGAATATCGGAATCAAACCAAAAGGAGTGATCGCTATTGAGCATTTCCTTGTACTAAGGAACTTGATGTATAAAACAATCTATAATCACAGAATAAACGAAATATCCTCTTGGATTCTCGAAAAAATATTACACACAATAAAACATAATTATGAAAAGGAAATTTGGTTAGATAATTCTCTATATAAATTGATTTTTACACCTTCAAAAGTTGATTTTGATGATTTTATACGAAATGATGATGTAACCTTTTATTATCATTTAATTAGATGGAAAGATGAATCTTTTGAGCCACTTTCTACACTATGTAAAATGTTTATTGACAGAGATCTATTAAAGGCATCAGACATAAGTTTTTTAAGTAAGATAAATAGATTAAAAATCCTTGCATTTGCAACAAGATTATGTGAAAAGGAAGGTTATGATTCAGAAATATTCTGCGGGATTAAGGAAAGGTCTTTTAAAGGTTTTGAATCTAACAATGCACTAAAAATATGGGACGGCACTTACCAAAGCTCATTAGAAAATAGTTCAGCATTAATAAAAACTTTAATGAGATCTGAGGAAAGCTCTTTTATCATTTATCCAGATATAATCAAAAATGAAATCAAAAATGAAATTTCTTTAATAAAAAATAATTCCTAG
- a CDS encoding photosystem II reaction center protein T, producing MEAFAYVLILTLAVVTLFFAVAFRDPPKFDKK from the coding sequence ATGGAAGCTTTTGCTTACGTTCTTATTTTAACTCTCGCAGTTGTTACCTTATTCTTTGCTGTCGCATTTAGAGATCCTCCTAAATTTGATAAAAAATGA
- a CDS encoding septum site-determining protein MinC, protein MEIVLKNTKSKYLEIFTLLDLDNIHETFKKFSSIQGPLEAKIFAVNESISSHQLSKLKNHFDEINICSLCIYSNNRNTVLSGKSLKIDSAFLKEQEIKNNLLLYNQKKKDDILHKGTVRSGERISSNGNLCIIGDVNPGAIVTAKKNIYVWGKLLGIAFAGKSGNKDASIASLYLNPLQLRIANVIAIGPKDKPKNCYPEIAIIDKQTIIIKPHIIESKN, encoded by the coding sequence ATGGAAATCGTTTTAAAAAATACTAAAAGTAAATATTTAGAAATTTTTACTTTGTTAGATTTAGATAATATCCATGAAACTTTCAAAAAATTTTCTTCCATACAGGGGCCTTTAGAAGCAAAAATTTTCGCAGTTAATGAGTCAATAAGTTCTCATCAATTATCAAAATTAAAAAATCATTTTGACGAGATCAATATCTGTTCCTTATGTATTTACTCAAATAATAGAAATACAGTATTAAGTGGAAAGTCTTTAAAAATAGATTCAGCTTTTTTAAAAGAGCAAGAGATTAAAAATAATTTACTGTTATATAATCAAAAAAAGAAAGATGATATTCTTCACAAAGGTACGGTACGTTCAGGTGAAAGAATATCTTCAAATGGAAACCTATGCATTATTGGAGACGTTAATCCAGGAGCAATAGTTACCGCTAAGAAAAATATTTACGTTTGGGGCAAATTACTAGGAATCGCATTCGCAGGTAAAAGTGGAAATAAAGATGCCTCTATTGCATCACTTTATCTAAACCCTTTACAGTTAAGAATTGCAAATGTAATAGCTATTGGACCTAAGGATAAGCCCAAAAATTGTTATCCAGAAATTGCGATAATAGATAAACAAACTATAATTATCAAACCACACATAATAGAAAGTAAAAATTAA
- the metK gene encoding methionine adenosyltransferase: MSDFIFTSESVTEGHPDKICDQISDAVLDALLTEDPESRVACETVVNTGLCLLTGEITSKAKVDYIKLVRNVIKEIGYEGYKAGGFDANSCAVLVALDEQSPDISQGVNEADDVNDDLVDNTGAGDQGIMFGYACDETPELMPLPISLAHRLAIQLAKVRHENVLNYLLPDGKTQVSIDYEKGIPVSINTILISTQHNPEIDGITNEEEIRQRIKEDLWKHVVIPATEDLEIKPNIIKTRFLVNPTGKFVVGGPQGDAGLTGRKIIVDTYGGYARHGGGAFSGKDPTKVDRSAAYAARYVAKSIVKAKLAKKAEVQLSYAIGVAKPISILVETFDTGVISQANLTELIKKYFDLRPAAIIKEFDLRNLPQKMGGKFFRKTASYGHFGRRDLDLPWEKVEEKAAQLAEASKVFL, translated from the coding sequence ATGAGTGATTTCATTTTCACTTCAGAATCAGTAACTGAAGGTCATCCTGACAAAATATGTGATCAAATTAGTGACGCTGTTTTAGATGCTTTATTAACAGAAGATCCAGAAAGCAGAGTAGCATGCGAAACTGTTGTTAATACGGGTCTTTGTTTACTTACTGGAGAAATAACTTCAAAAGCAAAAGTCGATTATATAAAACTTGTTAGAAATGTAATTAAAGAAATTGGATATGAAGGCTATAAGGCAGGGGGTTTTGACGCAAATAGTTGTGCGGTTTTAGTAGCACTTGACGAGCAATCACCAGATATTTCTCAAGGTGTAAACGAAGCAGATGATGTTAACGATGATTTGGTAGATAATACCGGAGCTGGCGACCAAGGCATAATGTTCGGCTATGCATGCGATGAGACGCCTGAATTAATGCCCTTACCGATTAGCTTGGCTCATAGATTAGCCATTCAACTTGCTAAGGTAAGGCATGAAAACGTACTTAATTATCTACTCCCTGATGGTAAAACTCAAGTAAGCATTGATTACGAAAAAGGTATACCAGTCTCTATTAATACAATCTTAATTTCAACTCAACATAATCCTGAGATAGATGGGATAACAAATGAAGAAGAAATTCGTCAAAGAATAAAAGAAGATTTATGGAAGCATGTTGTAATTCCTGCTACTGAAGATTTAGAAATCAAACCAAATATTATCAAAACAAGATTTCTAGTTAATCCCACGGGCAAATTTGTCGTAGGGGGACCTCAAGGAGATGCAGGACTTACTGGAAGAAAAATTATTGTAGATACTTATGGGGGTTACGCAAGACATGGAGGTGGGGCATTTTCGGGTAAAGATCCCACAAAAGTGGATAGATCAGCTGCTTATGCAGCACGTTATGTAGCTAAAAGTATAGTTAAGGCAAAATTAGCAAAAAAGGCAGAAGTACAATTAAGTTATGCAATTGGAGTTGCAAAACCGATTTCCATTCTGGTTGAAACGTTTGATACTGGCGTTATTTCACAAGCTAATTTGACTGAGCTCATTAAAAAGTACTTTGATTTAAGACCGGCAGCAATTATAAAAGAATTTGACCTAAGAAATCTACCCCAAAAAATGGGTGGTAAATTTTTCAGAAAGACTGCATCCTATGGACATTTTGGAAGAAGAGATCTTGATCTCCCTTGGGAAAAGGTAGAAGAAAAAGCAGCCCAATTAGCGGAGGCTTCCAAAGTATTTTTATAA
- a CDS encoding 2Fe-2S iron-sulfur cluster-binding protein, translating into MATIRFIREDLEVQCNPGENLRELVMKENLQLYGLKGILGNCGGAGQCSTCFVSVEGGSKNSLSTLTSVEEEKLKNRPENWRLACQTLVKSSTVILTKPQSPPSNLEELKKNSENKKLPR; encoded by the coding sequence ATGGCAACTATTAGATTCATCCGTGAGGATTTAGAGGTTCAATGCAATCCTGGTGAAAATTTAAGGGAACTAGTAATGAAAGAGAACTTACAACTGTATGGATTAAAAGGGATTTTAGGAAATTGTGGGGGAGCAGGGCAATGCAGTACTTGTTTTGTTTCAGTTGAGGGAGGTAGCAAAAATTCTTTAAGCACTCTTACATCAGTTGAAGAAGAAAAACTTAAAAATAGACCTGAAAATTGGCGACTTGCATGCCAAACATTAGTAAAATCCTCTACTGTCATTTTAACAAAACCACAATCTCCACCTTCAAATTTAGAAGAACTTAAAAAAAATAGCGAAAATAAAAAATTACCTCGCTAA
- the nrdR gene encoding transcriptional regulator NrdR translates to MQCPTCQNTDSRVLESRSADSGKSVRRRRECLNCSFRFTTYERVESMPVSVIKKDGGRELFDKQKLFTGISRACEKTNFGSEAIINFVDGIESQIVQDSNKDIKSSQIGELILKNLRKENEVAYIRYASVYRKFNGVKDFISTLESLKGSSKNQLASIS, encoded by the coding sequence ATGCAGTGTCCAACCTGTCAAAACACAGATAGCAGAGTTTTGGAATCAAGATCTGCTGATAGTGGTAAAAGTGTTCGGAGAAGGAGAGAGTGTTTAAATTGCAGCTTTAGATTTACAACTTATGAAAGAGTGGAATCAATGCCAGTTTCAGTTATAAAGAAAGACGGTGGCAGAGAATTATTTGATAAACAAAAATTATTTACTGGTATATCTAGAGCATGTGAAAAGACCAACTTCGGTAGTGAAGCAATTATTAATTTCGTAGATGGAATTGAATCACAAATCGTTCAAGACTCTAATAAAGATATTAAATCTTCACAAATCGGAGAATTAATACTTAAAAATCTCAGAAAAGAAAACGAAGTCGCATATATAAGATACGCTTCAGTTTACAGAAAATTTAATGGGGTCAAAGATTTTATTTCTACTCTTGAATCTCTAAAAGGAAGTTCAAAAAACCAATTAGCATCAATTTCATAA
- a CDS encoding L-threonylcarbamoyladenylate synthase, protein MNIVDCKSALKTLKSGLPIIFPTDTLPAIGCLPKFSNIIYELKKRDRDKPLILMGSEHKQLNDYVHESAKQDYENIASKYWPGALTMVIPASEKQTTILTSNDLTLGLRIPNSYMAQSLMRETGPLLTSSANISGFKGSITVEGIALDFPSVKILGPIPWGKRSGKASTIIFWKKSGDWRLIREGEVLVRELY, encoded by the coding sequence ATGAATATAGTAGACTGCAAATCCGCTTTGAAGACTCTTAAAAGTGGTTTACCTATAATCTTCCCAACTGACACATTACCTGCGATTGGATGTTTGCCAAAATTTTCAAATATTATTTATGAGCTTAAAAAAAGAGATAGAGATAAACCCTTAATTCTTATGGGATCAGAACATAAACAATTAAATGATTATGTTCATGAATCAGCTAAACAAGATTACGAAAATATAGCTTCAAAATATTGGCCTGGAGCTCTGACAATGGTTATTCCTGCTTCAGAAAAACAGACTACAATCCTCACAAGTAATGATCTTACTCTTGGGTTGAGGATTCCTAATTCATATATGGCTCAATCTCTCATGAGAGAAACAGGCCCATTGTTAACTTCAAGTGCAAATATTTCAGGTTTTAAAGGATCAATTACAGTTGAAGGCATTGCTCTAGACTTCCCTTCTGTGAAAATTTTGGGTCCTATCCCCTGGGGAAAAAGAAGTGGGAAAGCTAGTACTATTATATTTTGGAAGAAAAGTGGAGATTGGAGACTGATTAGAGAAGGAGAAGTATTAGTTAGGGAATTGTATTAA
- the psbB gene encoding photosystem II chlorophyll-binding protein CP47, which translates to MGLPWYRVHTVVINDPGRLLAVHLMHTALLAGWAGSMALYELAIFDPSDAVLNPMWRQGMYVMPFMARLGITSSWNGWDITGATGVDPGFWSFEGVAAAHIVFSGLLMLASIWHWTYWDLDLWEDSRTGEPALDLPRIFGIHLLLAGLTCFGFGAFHCANVGIWVSDPYGLTGHVEPVAPSWGVDGFNPFNPGGIVANHIAAGLMGIIGGIFHITNRPGERLYRALKLGSLEGVLASALAAVLFVSFVVAGTMWYGSATTPVELFGPTRYQWDSGYFKTEINRRVQAAIDDGASKEEAYASIPEKLAFYDYVGNSPAKGGLFRVGALVNGDGLPTGWQGHIAFQDKEGNELEVRRIPNFFENFPVILEDKEGNVRADIPFRRAEAKYSFEQTGITATIYGGDLNGQTFTDPAVVKRLARKAQLGEAFKFDRETYKSDGVFRSSPRAWFTYAHLCFGLLFLFGHWWHASRTLYRNSFAGIDAEIGDQVEFGLFKKLGDESTRRIPGRV; encoded by the coding sequence ATGGGATTGCCTTGGTATAGAGTTCACACAGTAGTTATTAATGACCCAGGTCGACTACTTGCTGTGCATCTTATGCATACTGCATTATTAGCCGGCTGGGCCGGTTCTATGGCTCTTTATGAATTAGCCATTTTTGATCCTTCTGATGCTGTTCTCAATCCAATGTGGAGACAGGGAATGTACGTTATGCCATTCATGGCAAGGCTTGGCATTACAAGTAGTTGGAACGGATGGGATATTACAGGTGCTACAGGAGTTGACCCCGGATTCTGGAGTTTTGAAGGGGTTGCAGCAGCACACATAGTATTTAGTGGATTATTAATGTTGGCCTCAATTTGGCACTGGACATATTGGGACTTAGATTTATGGGAAGATTCAAGAACTGGTGAGCCTGCTCTTGATCTGCCAAGAATATTTGGAATTCATCTTCTTCTAGCTGGACTCACATGCTTTGGCTTTGGAGCTTTTCATTGCGCTAACGTAGGAATTTGGGTTTCTGATCCTTATGGTTTAACTGGTCATGTAGAACCTGTAGCACCTTCCTGGGGTGTAGATGGTTTTAACCCCTTTAATCCAGGTGGAATAGTTGCAAATCATATCGCAGCAGGACTAATGGGGATTATTGGTGGTATTTTTCACATCACCAATAGACCAGGCGAAAGACTTTATAGAGCATTAAAACTTGGAAGTCTTGAGGGAGTTCTGGCTAGTGCTTTAGCAGCTGTTTTATTTGTTTCTTTCGTTGTTGCAGGAACAATGTGGTACGGTTCAGCCACAACTCCAGTCGAGCTATTCGGGCCTACTAGATATCAATGGGACTCTGGCTATTTCAAAACTGAAATTAATAGAAGGGTCCAAGCTGCTATAGATGATGGTGCCTCTAAAGAAGAAGCATATGCATCTATTCCTGAGAAATTAGCCTTCTACGATTATGTGGGGAATAGCCCTGCTAAAGGAGGATTATTCAGAGTTGGAGCTCTTGTTAATGGTGATGGTTTACCAACAGGTTGGCAAGGTCATATTGCATTCCAAGACAAGGAAGGAAATGAATTAGAGGTTAGAAGAATACCTAATTTCTTTGAAAACTTCCCTGTTATTCTTGAAGACAAAGAAGGTAATGTAAGAGCAGATATTCCATTTAGAAGAGCCGAAGCGAAGTATTCATTTGAGCAAACTGGCATTACAGCAACTATTTATGGAGGAGACTTAAATGGTCAAACATTTACTGATCCTGCAGTAGTAAAAAGATTAGCTAGAAAAGCGCAGCTTGGAGAAGCATTCAAGTTCGACAGAGAGACATATAAATCTGATGGTGTATTCCGAAGCTCCCCAAGAGCATGGTTTACATATGCACATCTATGTTTCGGATTGCTATTCTTGTTTGGCCACTGGTGGCATGCTTCAAGAACTCTTTACAGAAATTCATTCGCTGGAATTGACGCTGAGATTGGTGACCAAGTTGAATTTGGTTTATTCAAGAAGCTTGGTGACGAATCCACTAGAAGAATCCCAGGAAGGGTTTAA
- the minD gene encoding septum site-determining protein MinD: MGKNTRTILICSGKGGVGKTTLTANLGIALANSGATTAVLDADFGLRNLDLLLGLENRIIYTAQDVLDKNCRLDQALVRHKKEPNLALLPAGDPRMLDWMKPEDMKKISNLLSENFDFVLVDCPAGVEDGFKNALAACKEAIVVTNPELSAVRDADRVIGILNTSDIEPIQLVINRVRPNMMASQEMLSIEDVQGILSLPLLGIVLEDEQVIISTNRGEPLTLSDARSPAKKCYLNVSQRLTNKDVPIIDPKKEGKSLKDKFMRLMQTKVF, encoded by the coding sequence GTGGGGAAGAATACTCGCACAATATTAATTTGCTCTGGAAAGGGAGGGGTTGGTAAAACAACTTTAACTGCAAACCTAGGCATAGCACTTGCTAATAGCGGAGCAACAACTGCTGTATTAGATGCTGATTTTGGCTTAAGAAATCTAGATCTTCTTCTAGGATTAGAAAATCGCATCATTTATACTGCTCAAGATGTTCTAGACAAGAATTGTCGTCTTGACCAAGCATTGGTTAGACATAAAAAGGAACCTAATCTTGCTCTTCTACCTGCTGGAGACCCAAGGATGTTGGATTGGATGAAGCCAGAAGATATGAAAAAAATTAGTAATCTACTTAGTGAGAATTTTGATTTTGTCTTAGTAGATTGTCCTGCTGGTGTAGAAGATGGTTTTAAAAATGCTCTTGCAGCCTGTAAAGAAGCTATCGTTGTTACTAACCCAGAATTATCCGCAGTGCGGGATGCGGATAGAGTAATTGGGATTCTTAATACTTCTGATATTGAGCCTATTCAACTTGTAATCAATAGAGTTCGCCCTAACATGATGGCTAGTCAAGAAATGTTATCTATCGAAGATGTTCAAGGGATCCTTTCTTTGCCTTTGTTAGGTATTGTTTTAGAAGATGAACAGGTAATAATAAGTACAAATAGAGGCGAGCCATTGACACTTTCAGATGCTAGATCTCCTGCAAAAAAATGTTATTTGAATGTTTCTCAAAGACTTACAAATAAAGATGTACCAATTATCGATCCCAAAAAAGAAGGCAAAAGTCTAAAAGATAAATTCATGAGATTAATGCAAACAAAGGTTTTTTAA
- a CDS encoding 30S ribosomal protein S1, producing the protein MNENSSQTIKELSKDQEIKNSSELENNSASQNEEDISFEKSDIPSADSSSSRTNADFDNAGFTQEEFASLLGKYDYNFKPGDLVKGTVFALEPKGAMIDIGAKTAAFMPVQEVSINRVEGLNDVLQPSESREFFIMSEENEDGQLALSIRRIEYQRAWERVRQLQKEDATIYSEVFATNRGGALVRVEGLRGFIPGSHISARKIKDDLEGEYLPLKFLEVDEERNRLVLSHRRALVEKKMNRLEVGEVVVGSVKGIKPYGAFIDIGGVSGLLHISEISHEHIETPHNVLNVSDQMKVMIIDLDSERGRISLSTKALEPEPGDMLTDPQKVFSKAEEMAAKYKQMLFEQTDENDAISTASAETV; encoded by the coding sequence ATGAACGAAAATTCTTCCCAAACCATTAAAGAACTTTCTAAGGATCAAGAAATTAAAAATTCGTCTGAGTTAGAAAATAATTCAGCATCTCAAAATGAGGAAGATATTTCATTTGAGAAGAGCGATATACCTTCAGCAGATTCTTCCTCGAGCAGAACAAATGCGGATTTTGACAACGCAGGATTCACACAAGAAGAATTCGCATCACTTTTGGGTAAGTATGACTATAATTTTAAACCTGGCGATCTAGTTAAAGGTACCGTTTTTGCTCTAGAGCCCAAAGGGGCAATGATAGATATAGGGGCAAAAACAGCTGCTTTTATGCCAGTTCAGGAGGTTTCTATAAATAGAGTTGAAGGACTTAATGATGTTTTACAACCTTCAGAAAGTAGAGAATTTTTCATAATGAGTGAGGAAAATGAAGATGGCCAATTAGCCCTCTCCATTAGAAGAATTGAATATCAGAGAGCATGGGAAAGGGTTAGACAACTTCAAAAAGAAGATGCAACTATATATTCTGAAGTTTTTGCAACAAATAGAGGCGGAGCTCTTGTTAGGGTAGAAGGCTTGAGAGGTTTTATCCCTGGCTCTCATATAAGTGCTCGAAAAATTAAAGATGACTTAGAAGGTGAATATTTACCTTTAAAATTTCTTGAAGTTGATGAAGAGAGAAATAGATTAGTATTAAGTCATAGAAGAGCTTTGGTTGAGAAAAAAATGAACCGACTTGAGGTGGGTGAAGTTGTTGTTGGTTCTGTAAAAGGTATTAAACCTTATGGAGCCTTTATTGATATTGGTGGAGTAAGTGGTCTATTGCACATTTCTGAAATTAGTCATGAACATATTGAGACTCCTCATAATGTTTTAAATGTGAGTGACCAAATGAAAGTTATGATAATTGACCTTGATTCAGAAAGAGGGCGAATTTCATTATCTACAAAAGCACTTGAACCTGAACCAGGCGATATGCTAACTGACCCTCAAAAAGTTTTTAGTAAAGCTGAAGAAATGGCTGCGAAATATAAACAAATGTTATTTGAACAAACTGACGAAAACGATGCAATCTCAACAGCTTCAGCTGAAACAGTATAA
- the minE gene encoding cell division topological specificity factor MinE, with protein sequence MMTLRDLINKLLGRETSSANTARERLQLVLAHDRVDMSSLTTDLLDKMRKEILDVVAKYVEIDFEEVAVSLETEDRMTALVANLPIKRTISGDIKFKKTDKNDKANKDNKK encoded by the coding sequence ATGATGACTCTCAGAGATCTTATAAATAAATTACTAGGCAGAGAAACGTCTAGTGCAAATACAGCCAGAGAAAGATTACAACTCGTGCTTGCTCATGACAGAGTTGATATGAGTTCCTTAACAACTGATCTTTTAGATAAAATGAGGAAAGAAATTCTTGATGTTGTTGCTAAATATGTTGAAATTGATTTTGAAGAGGTGGCAGTGAGTTTAGAGACTGAGGATAGAATGACTGCATTAGTTGCCAATTTACCAATCAAAAGAACTATTTCAGGAGATATAAAATTCAAAAAAACTGATAAAAATGATAAGGCTAATAAAGATAATAAAAAGTAA
- the psbM gene encoding photosystem II reaction center protein PsbM yields the protein METTNFGFVASLLFVGVPTIFLIGLFISTQDGEKSSFYSESGKGKLGPKR from the coding sequence ATGGAAACAACTAATTTCGGATTCGTAGCTAGCCTTTTATTTGTAGGGGTGCCAACAATATTCCTTATAGGTTTATTTATTTCTACTCAAGATGGCGAAAAATCAAGCTTCTACTCAGAATCTGGTAAAGGTAAGCTTGGCCCAAAACGCTAA